From Solanum lycopersicum chromosome 4, SLM_r2.1:
CAAAACTGAACAATGTTGGATAGTACTAGAGCAGATTTGGACCTTTTCGAAAATGAACGAGGAAATGGAGAGGATTCGTAGACCTGAAAATACAAGGAGAGTTCTACACCCGGCATTCTGTCCAAATAGAATATCGGTGTCCAATCTGTCACCCACCATGCACATCCTGGATGTAGTGATGTTATACCTGTTGAATGAGAAATGGCACCAATATTAAGTTTTCAAAGAATTAAGCAACTCTGGAACTACCATGACGTTTACTCAATATGAACGTATCGTTCATAACTAGCTTTCTCATTTAGGTTGGTATGCTAAGCTGCATATAACTTTCTTACTTCTGCAATAGGAAGTCCATCAGAAAGGTCGATGGCTTCCCAACTGTAATAGGCTCTTTTTGGGTTGTTCCGCATATTGCAGCAACCATACATCCCGCACCTACAGATACAAGCAAAAAGATCATTAGTGAAGTACCAAGCTTTAGCGGAATACTCAAATGTAAAATCAATCTTTATTGGTCGCGATGAAAAGGCACTAAAGGTGATATTTACCAGGCCACTCTTGAAGATCAGTTAAATGTCCCACTGCATCACGATTGGTCGCGATAAAAAGGCAACCAGGATTCTCACGGATGCATAGAGTTCCATACCTACATGAAGCCATCAACAATGACATTTCAACGTAAGTTTAGCAAATAGCAAAAGCAAGATATGAATAACTTGTCTTTCGGCTTTGCTTGAGTAcatacttgaaaaaatattttccaattttcgGAAATGATTAGGAAACAGCATTCTTTCATACATTAGTTTACCAAAACTCCCTCGATGACAAAAGACTATCCTCTCAGTGAAGCTACAATTCAAGTTCATAAAAAAGCAAGGCCTTATAAGAGACATACTGTAGCTTATAAAAGTTGATATGTTGGTCAAGTCCAACGATAACAGCTCCAACCTGAAAATAGAAATAGAATAATTTGTGCTCAGTATACAATAGTCGAGAAGAAGCCCACATTAGTTATAGAAAATGGTGCACTTTACATTCTTATCATGCTCAAAGAGACAATCTGACTTCAGTTCAATATTCTTCTTTCCATCAGCCTGCAAGGATGTCCGAATTCAGCTGCAAAACGTAAAATCTATACAGCAGCCAAAACTCCCGGGGCGGGGGGGGTGCACAGCATTCAACTTACTAAGTATATGAGAGTAAAGAGAAAATCACATACCGGGCCACCTAGTGCTGTAAACCCAGCTTGCTCCAGTTCTTCCAGTATGCCTTCCTCGCCTATTACATAAACCTGCCAAATCAAGTTCACGACTAAATCTTAGATGAGCTGGGAAAATGACTGAGAAGTTAGAGGATAACAAGTCACACTAGGTTATGTTTCGACATGACCTCAATGCTGAATACTTTTTGTGAAATAAATGAAGATGTAAATCAAGCTATAAACTCAAGTTTTGGGCAATGAAAAGAATTTGCATTCAGCTACACACAACCCAACATCTCCAATTATGATGAAAGTGCATTGAATGAGAAATTTAGAAATctattgaaattcaaaaaagaaacaagCAGACTAATCAAGTTCTGGGATTTGAGATAGAAATGACAAGACTACAATCGCTCAACATAAAAGATACGAAATGCTTTCATATgcaaacaataaaaacaaactcagaaaatctcatattttgatatatgtagAAAGTGATTTAAGTAAAATGGAAAAAACCTAGCACATTGGCAACACAATGCTACATGATCCTTGGGATCTCAACTTTGCTACTGGGGATTCTTCCAGTGTGTATTAGGAGATTTAGCTTAAAAAGTCTAAATTCCACTAAAAAGTTTTAGCTCATAATCACAATGCCTTTCCGTATTTATTCCCAAAGttgtacaacaacaacaacaacatatccagtggactcccacaagtggggttaataaagaaaagaagtgCTTAGTTTAGAATTTGGTCTCTAAATTGTGTGAGGCAACAAATATAGTTACCCACTGTTGCCATTTGGAGCCAAAATATAGAAACCTTCAGCCATCTACAGGACTAAATCTTTCAATAAACAGTCCGATGTAATTGTTTTAGCAAGCAAATTTGTAGTTCAGAAAACTTCTATCCTAATCATCCAACTATTGTCCTTGCACAACTAGAATACTGCTTCCTCAGAACTCAGATTAGCAAGTTTCAAAGTCTCTCATTGAGATCATCTATGTAGTCATCTACGCCTATATAGTCCAGTCATGAATACACATTATCTAAGACAAATTTTCCAGTCTTAAATCGCACAGTTTCCCAACAGTTTGTTTCCCTCCCATCCCCAGTAACAAAAAccagggggggggggggggggacgaaAGACACTTTGAACCGACATAATAACTGACCTTCTTTTCTCTTGGAAAGTCATTGACTTTCAGATACATTGCTGCAGCAAATGAGGACGAAAATATCTCATCCTGCAGAAACAataagagtttaattttaatagaATTGAACATATGTAGTTTTGGTAGTTGCAGTACTACTAAAAACCAGAGTGTAACACCTCATTAACAAGAATTCCAAGGGAAAGGAACTTCTTGGCGTATTGCTTTCTTGATTTTGTTGAGTTATTTGTTACAAATACCAGCTTCTTACCCTGCATATAAACATCACTCAATCTCGACATACATCATACACAGCCAGTTATATAAGCATATGAAATCTACATGAAAGTGAGAACTTTGCTGAGGGCATATGCGCCTCAAGATAGATTACACACACCTACTGCGTGAATTAACCACAGGAAAGCTTATAACTTTTGGCAGTTATGCATTTGAGTCTTAATTCACATCTATACCACATACAAAATCCACATGAAAGTAACAACTTTGCTGAGGGCATATGCATCTTGATACACACACAGTACATGAGAAAAACTTATAACTTTTGGCTGTTCTGCATTTGCGTCTCAATTCACATTTATATGAGCATACAAAATCAACGTGAAAGTAACAACTTTGCTGAGGGCATATGCATCTCGATACATGCAAATACACACCTAGTACATGAACCACCTACACCAAAGCTTATAAATTTTGGTTGTTCTGCATTTGCATCTCAATTCACGTTTGTGTACACCCAGAGTCATGGATAGCCATGCTCACAAGAAAGCAGAACAAAGGTAAAACCAAAATTTAAGTTAGCGTTCGACCATAGATTTTGGATCAAATTTTGAAGATTTatcttcaaatatttgtttGGCCATGACATTTGATTAGATtttatcttcaaatattttcaacttcccAAGCCAGTTTTTGCGACTTTCACTCacaaaagatcaaattttttctcaagtACAATGCACGTCCAAACACAACTTCAAGTTCCGAAAATCACAACTTCAAAAGATATGTTGACTCTGTATATGCATCCGCCACGGAACAgataaatatcaattttatctAATTATAGCACAACAAATTTGccttcaaaaaaaagaaaaaactattgAGTTTAGGAACAAAATAAGTCCAAATAGATAGTGTTTTCAACAAACACTAAGTCCCCATTAACCTTCCACTTGTATCCCTTTATCAGAAAATTCACAAAACACAGAAACAGAGAAggaatataaaaaagaaaggaCAGGAAATACATGAGAGCGAAGCAAGTCGAGTGTTTCGGGGACTCCATCAATCAATTTCTCCCCCTTCCAAATCACACCTACAAaagggtaaaaagaaaaattcctaaaaatgaagaaacaaaagtCTTTTACTAAAATCACATGATataacaacaacagcaacaacaagaacaatatACTCGGTCTAATCCTACAAGTGTCTGCAGACCTTAGCCTATCTATAGAGGCAAAGAGACAGTTTACGATAGACCATCAAATGATCAAAATCACTttatataacaacaataacatattcaatgtAATCACACAAGGGCAGTCAGGGTGAGTAGAGTGTATACAAACTTTTGGTGGGTTGATTTCTCAAATGATCACTCGACTGTTATTTCAGAAAGGAAACCTTTCAACTTGatttcaattttcttcaacAAAAGAAACTAACTTAATGAGATAATAAATGTTAGTTGAGTGATAATGATAAATGAACTCGACTTAACCGCAGCGACGGGAGTTAGAGAGGTTATTTCCA
This genomic window contains:
- the LOC101255287 gene encoding phosphoglycolate phosphatase 2; its protein translation is MNGKISKSLCVDNAKELLDSVDAFLFDCDGVIWKGEKLIDGVPETLDLLRSHGKKLVFVTNNSTKSRKQYAKKFLSLGILVNEDEIFSSSFAAAMYLKVNDFPREKKVYVIGEEGILEELEQAGFTALGGPADGKKNIELKSDCLFEHDKNVGAVIVGLDQHINFYKLQYGTLCIRENPGCLFIATNRDAVGHLTDLQEWPGAGCMVAAICGTTQKEPITVGKPSTFLMDFLLQKYNITTSRMCMVGDRLDTDILFGQNAGCRTLLVFSGVTNESNYEDLSKEVKPEYYTNSIADMLRYI